In one window of Hugenholtzia roseola DSM 9546 DNA:
- a CDS encoding transglutaminase-like domain-containing protein: MMNPQKFNALLLLLDDTDQEVRLQVEQELLQEGDRIVSWLENAKKEAAYAYLVPTLEAFIERVKKNNLIAELQEWHTQEPQDLLRAFWILNKIVEPELDYDYFILHIDKLAQTVAQTATPALPMQELLRRLNYVFFETLGFKPDIDSFHSPQNSFLLSVIERRKGNPISLSILYMILGRKIGLPLYGVNLPNIFVLTYLDTQQQFFINPFNYGSIFQKSDIEEYVRTLKLPMLDIFHLPCDHVQIIRRVLRNLIVAFEEEKQSQTVEKLQALLEVLEEEN; the protein is encoded by the coding sequence ATGATGAATCCCCAAAAATTTAATGCCCTGCTGCTCCTTTTAGACGATACCGACCAAGAAGTGCGCCTACAAGTGGAACAAGAACTTTTACAAGAAGGTGATAGAATTGTATCTTGGTTAGAAAATGCAAAAAAAGAGGCTGCCTACGCCTATTTAGTCCCTACTTTGGAAGCCTTTATCGAGCGCGTCAAAAAAAATAACCTCATTGCCGAACTGCAAGAATGGCACACACAAGAGCCGCAGGATTTGCTCCGCGCCTTCTGGATTTTGAATAAAATTGTAGAACCCGAATTAGATTACGACTATTTTATTTTACATATCGATAAATTAGCCCAAACAGTTGCCCAAACTGCTACCCCTGCCCTGCCCATGCAAGAACTTTTAAGGCGGCTTAACTACGTATTTTTCGAAACCTTAGGCTTCAAACCCGACATCGATAGCTTTCATAGCCCCCAAAATTCATTTCTGCTTTCGGTGATAGAAAGGCGCAAAGGCAATCCCATTAGTCTTTCTATCTTGTATATGATTTTAGGTAGAAAAATAGGATTACCGCTTTATGGTGTGAATTTACCCAACATTTTTGTCCTAACTTATTTAGATACACAGCAACAGTTTTTTATCAATCCCTTCAACTATGGAAGCATTTTTCAAAAAAGCGACATCGAAGAATACGTCCGCACGCTCAAACTCCCGATGCTCGACATCTTTCACCTGCCCTGCGACCACGTCCAGATTATCCGCCGCGTCTTGCGAAACCTTATCGTTGCCTTTGAAGAGGAGAAACAAAGCCAGACCGTAGAAAAATTACAAGCCCTTTTAGAGGTCTTAGAAGAAGAAAATTAG
- a CDS encoding tetratricopeptide repeat protein yields MSHTPSLAHEHYLAAQAAFDDQDAQQAYRLLQIAFETDIAYRPLYQLAARLFAHSNLPHCADLFDEALKDFENDTVFFRLGYDLVGAGQFRLAVPFLEHALALYPRAATALELSLALTATFQIEKSLQVLEPYLKTEKNSFWFIYQYHYCSLLFAFQNQNPLEIRTWIEHAKTSGILQRYAESEDATIREYALTSLEEMLNRFEAVAQQGAPAPHIRDWHFIQYGAAILNFLDETQQEEELAAGRFVHLWESKDTVELTLAKLKRFLAKIYRQGETEEDFFKVVIGLSDRNSEILGMAIAKMLALPYLSEKDIALDTEYALVVGSESTFFNNYPELSTIKKNQVLFAYHQSWFDETTNQPDIVGHISQFYSFPWQGEGYLFNPETKNLEAAPKDERPAHLIAQELAKTNKGLWLPDSFYKNLQFYQTHKAFLKGGMQDLRPLRLHYKTDSPLAGNALM; encoded by the coding sequence ATGTCCCATACTCCCTCGCTTGCGCACGAACATTATTTGGCTGCCCAAGCCGCCTTCGACGACCAAGACGCACAGCAAGCCTACCGCCTTTTACAAATTGCGTTCGAAACCGACATCGCTTACCGACCGCTCTACCAATTAGCAGCACGCCTCTTTGCCCACTCGAATTTGCCCCACTGTGCTGACCTCTTTGATGAAGCCCTCAAAGATTTCGAGAACGATACCGTCTTTTTTCGTTTGGGCTATGATTTAGTAGGGGCAGGACAGTTTCGTTTGGCTGTTCCTTTTTTAGAGCATGCCCTTGCCCTTTATCCGCGTGCCGCCACTGCCTTAGAGCTATCCTTAGCCCTAACCGCTACTTTTCAGATAGAAAAATCCTTACAAGTTTTAGAACCTTATCTGAAAACGGAAAAAAATTCATTTTGGTTTATTTATCAATATCACTATTGTAGCCTTCTTTTTGCCTTCCAAAATCAAAATCCGCTCGAAATCAGGACTTGGATAGAACACGCCAAAACCAGCGGTATTTTACAACGCTATGCCGAAAGTGAAGATGCCACCATACGCGAATACGCCCTCACCTCGTTAGAGGAGATGCTCAATCGCTTTGAAGCCGTCGCCCAGCAGGGCGCACCTGCCCCACACATTCGCGATTGGCATTTTATCCAATATGGCGCAGCGATTCTCAATTTTTTAGATGAAACGCAGCAAGAAGAAGAATTAGCCGCAGGGCGTTTTGTGCATCTTTGGGAAAGCAAAGATACCGTAGAACTAACCCTTGCCAAGCTCAAACGCTTTCTTGCCAAAATCTACCGACAAGGCGAAACGGAGGAAGATTTTTTCAAAGTGGTTATTGGGCTTTCCGATAGAAATTCTGAAATACTTGGCATGGCAATCGCTAAGATGCTTGCGCTGCCCTATCTTTCTGAAAAAGACATCGCCTTAGATACCGAATATGCCCTTGTGGTAGGGAGCGAAAGTACCTTTTTTAATAATTATCCCGAACTTTCTACCATCAAAAAAAATCAAGTGCTATTTGCCTATCACCAGAGTTGGTTTGATGAAACGACAAATCAGCCCGATATTGTAGGGCATATCAGTCAGTTTTATTCTTTCCCTTGGCAGGGTGAGGGCTATCTTTTCAACCCCGAAACGAAAAATTTGGAAGCCGCTCCCAAAGATGAGCGTCCTGCCCATCTCATTGCGCAGGAATTAGCCAAGACCAACAAAGGCTTGTGGCTACCCGATAGCTTCTACAAAAATTTGCAATTTTATCAAACACATAAAGCCTTTTTAAAGGGCGGCATGCAAGATTTGCGCCCTCTACGCCTACACTACAAAACCGATAGCCCTTTGGCAGGGAACGCGCTGATGTAG
- a CDS encoding geranylgeranylglycerol-phosphate geranylgeranyltransferase translates to MSLPKPPLAQAQPLPCFVSKIPLLFALSRPHNWALMLLLEGLTYLHLTTQKGINSHFSPFQILVLLFTITFLVAAAGYWLNDWKDQPIDAKNRPDRFLKVQKVGINTLVSAAWLFNFLALILALCLNLPTFLLVLGLEILLFFYAQKAKKIAWVGNLIIALCSTAPLLLLTLNFKVHSFLWLGLYAYFAFLVSLLREIVKDVEDIEGDLAGDCQTLPIQYGEDFTKRTLLTLLVFLDFSLALFSFWFKNALLYGLSLLVLIASMGFIHLITKATDKKDYQKISFYLKILMLLGTCFLLFLEK, encoded by the coding sequence ATGTCATTGCCAAAGCCGCCCTTAGCGCAAGCGCAACCCCTCCCCTGCTTCGTTTCCAAAATACCCCTTTTGTTTGCCCTTTCGCGCCCCCATAATTGGGCGTTGATGCTGCTTTTGGAAGGACTAACTTATTTGCATCTGACCACCCAAAAAGGCATCAATTCGCATTTTTCGCCTTTCCAAATCTTAGTGCTTCTTTTTACGATTACTTTTTTGGTAGCCGCCGCAGGCTATTGGCTCAATGATTGGAAAGACCAACCTATTGACGCAAAAAACCGTCCCGACCGTTTTCTAAAAGTGCAAAAAGTAGGGATAAATACCTTAGTATCAGCCGCTTGGCTTTTCAATTTTCTGGCACTTATTTTGGCTCTTTGTCTGAACCTGCCTACTTTTTTATTGGTCTTGGGCTTAGAAATTTTGCTTTTTTTCTATGCACAAAAGGCTAAGAAAATAGCTTGGGTAGGCAATCTTATAATTGCACTTTGCAGCACTGCGCCCCTGCTTTTACTAACTTTGAATTTTAAAGTACATTCTTTTCTTTGGTTAGGATTGTATGCCTATTTTGCTTTTTTGGTTTCGCTTTTGCGCGAAATTGTAAAAGATGTAGAAGATATAGAAGGCGATTTGGCAGGCGATTGTCAAACTTTGCCGATACAGTATGGCGAAGATTTTACAAAGAGAACGCTCCTGACTTTGCTTGTTTTTTTAGATTTTAGTCTGGCTTTATTTTCATTTTGGTTTAAAAATGCACTATTATACGGACTTTCCCTGCTTGTCCTTATCGCAAGTATGGGTTTTATCCATTTGATTACAAAGGCAACGGACAAAAAAGACTATCAAAAAATAAGTTTTTATTTAAAAATATTGATGCTGCTCGGCACGTGTTTTTTGCTTTTTTTGGAAAAATAA
- a CDS encoding adenylate/guanylate cyclase domain-containing protein has product MTFLKRISPQATAAFFLLLLLFFPLASDGQKPDRRLVIRKIADLNKKRLKAEKNKDYEQAVRYCWEIAESYRTLEGSGLVESFYRRAIINAQRKGDKFLEGRSYEKLADTYPTLKYYSKKKESYQSALDLYQLAGSSEREGIIFRKQAKISHEMRDYFYAIDAIEKLLANEQAYQLSKNERENFYKILIEGYSKRGDAERVKLYDGLLESSLADQEEKKNKNKAKIESEALIDESLLSEREVEILRVQKRQLVRDTALQALAIRVKNDSIKLQQDSLEIADLKNKEKDALAKKYEAERQTLFFVSLSVLAVFVLAVVAYVNKRKSAQRLAQKNIEIEAERKKSDALLLNILPEETAQELKENGEAKPKNYTQVSVLFTDFKGFTQISEQLSPQAIIQELNECFKAFDEICQQYNLEKIKTIGDAYMCAAGVPIPNQTNALDAVRAGLAMQAFMREWKAKKIANNEPIFELRLGIHTGAVVAGVVGNYKFAYDIWGDTVNTASRMESSGEIGKVNISGATYELVKDHFICTHRGKIAAKNKGDIDMYFVEAEK; this is encoded by the coding sequence ATGACCTTTTTAAAACGAATTTCACCGCAGGCGACGGCGGCTTTCTTCTTGCTTCTGTTGCTCTTTTTCCCACTTGCCTCTGATGGGCAAAAGCCCGACCGTCGTCTTGTTATCCGCAAAATTGCCGACCTAAACAAAAAGCGTTTGAAGGCTGAAAAAAATAAAGACTACGAGCAGGCAGTACGCTACTGTTGGGAAATTGCTGAAAGTTATCGCACTTTGGAGGGAAGCGGCTTAGTAGAAAGTTTTTATAGGCGTGCCATCATCAATGCCCAGCGCAAAGGGGATAAATTTTTAGAAGGGCGCAGTTACGAAAAATTGGCGGATACTTATCCTACCTTAAAATATTACAGCAAAAAAAAGGAATCCTACCAAAGTGCTTTAGACCTGTATCAACTTGCAGGCAGCAGTGAGCGCGAGGGTATCATTTTTAGAAAACAAGCCAAGATTTCACACGAAATGCGCGACTATTTCTATGCCATTGATGCGATAGAAAAGCTCTTAGCAAACGAACAAGCCTACCAACTTTCTAAAAATGAGCGCGAAAATTTCTATAAAATTCTGATAGAAGGCTATTCCAAACGCGGAGATGCCGAGCGCGTGAAATTGTATGACGGCTTATTGGAAAGTTCTTTGGCAGACCAAGAGGAGAAAAAAAATAAAAATAAGGCAAAGATAGAATCGGAAGCTCTCATCGATGAATCCCTGCTTTCGGAGCGCGAGGTAGAGATTTTGCGTGTGCAGAAACGACAATTAGTGCGCGATACGGCGTTGCAGGCATTAGCCATTCGCGTTAAAAATGATAGCATCAAACTCCAACAGGATAGCCTCGAAATTGCCGATTTGAAAAACAAAGAAAAAGATGCTTTAGCCAAAAAATATGAAGCGGAAAGGCAGACGCTCTTTTTTGTGTCGTTAAGTGTTTTGGCGGTCTTTGTCTTGGCGGTGGTTGCCTATGTCAATAAGCGCAAGTCGGCACAACGTCTGGCGCAGAAAAATATAGAAATAGAAGCCGAGCGCAAGAAATCTGATGCGCTTTTGCTCAACATTTTGCCCGAAGAAACGGCGCAAGAGTTAAAAGAAAATGGCGAAGCCAAGCCTAAAAACTATACCCAAGTTTCGGTCTTATTTACTGATTTTAAGGGCTTTACCCAAATATCGGAACAACTTTCGCCACAGGCTATCATTCAGGAATTAAACGAATGTTTTAAAGCCTTCGATGAAATTTGTCAGCAGTACAACCTCGAAAAGATTAAAACTATCGGTGATGCCTACATGTGTGCCGCAGGTGTGCCAATTCCCAATCAGACCAACGCCCTCGATGCAGTGCGGGCAGGTTTGGCAATGCAAGCCTTTATGCGCGAATGGAAAGCCAAAAAAATTGCCAACAACGAACCCATCTTCGAGCTTCGTTTGGGAATCCATACGGGGGCAGTGGTGGCAGGCGTGGTTGGAAACTATAAGTTTGCATACGACATTTGGGGCGATACCGTCAATACCGCTTCGCGTATGGAAAGCAGCGGCGAAATAGGAAAGGTCAATATTTCGGGAGCTACCTACGAATTAGTCAAAGACCATTTTATCTGCACCCATCGCGGCAAAATTGCGGCTAAAAACAAGGGCGATATAGATATGTACTTTGTGGAGGCAGAGAAATAA
- the prfA gene encoding peptide chain release factor 1, whose translation MIDKLREIKKRYEAVRDELAEPEVMSDMKAFAKLSKEYKDLEKIVVKYDAYDLALSNLENAKAILQTEKDPEFRDLTKAEISELEPQIETLEEELKTLLIPKDPNDDKNALLEIRGGTGGDEAAIFAGDLYRMYQRFAEKIGWKFEVMSATEGTAGGYKEIIVSIEGEEVYAKLKFESGVHRVQRVPDTETQGRVHTSAATVAVLPEDEDVEVELNMSDIKKDTFRASGAGGQHVNKTESAIRLTHLPTGVVVECQAERSQIKNYERALKVLKARLYDLELQKKQAETSAARKSLVRSGDRSEKIRTYNYPQGRVTDHRINFSVFNLPMVMNGEIEEFIEKLRIAENAEKMANSVKTD comes from the coding sequence ATGATAGATAAATTGCGAGAAATAAAGAAACGCTATGAGGCGGTTCGCGATGAACTGGCAGAGCCAGAAGTCATGTCGGACATGAAAGCCTTTGCCAAATTGAGCAAAGAATACAAAGACTTGGAAAAAATCGTAGTCAAGTATGACGCTTACGATTTGGCACTTTCCAACTTGGAAAATGCCAAAGCTATCCTACAAACTGAAAAAGACCCCGAATTTCGCGACCTGACCAAAGCCGAAATTAGCGAATTAGAGCCTCAAATTGAAACCTTAGAAGAGGAACTCAAAACGCTACTCATTCCCAAAGACCCCAACGACGACAAAAACGCATTGCTCGAAATTCGCGGCGGTACGGGAGGCGACGAAGCCGCCATCTTTGCAGGCGACTTGTATCGCATGTATCAGCGTTTTGCCGAAAAAATAGGGTGGAAGTTTGAAGTCATGTCGGCTACCGAAGGGACGGCAGGCGGCTACAAAGAGATTATCGTCAGCATCGAAGGCGAAGAAGTTTATGCCAAACTCAAATTTGAATCGGGCGTACATCGCGTACAGCGCGTACCCGATACAGAAACGCAGGGCAGAGTGCATACCTCGGCAGCCACTGTTGCCGTTCTGCCCGAAGATGAAGATGTGGAGGTCGAACTCAATATGTCCGACATCAAAAAAGACACCTTTCGCGCCTCTGGTGCAGGTGGGCAGCACGTCAATAAGACCGAATCTGCCATTCGCCTAACGCACCTACCCACAGGCGTAGTGGTAGAATGTCAGGCAGAACGCTCGCAAATCAAAAACTATGAACGCGCCTTAAAGGTGCTAAAAGCGAGGCTTTACGATTTGGAGCTGCAAAAAAAGCAAGCCGAAACCAGCGCAGCCCGCAAATCTTTGGTGAGAAGTGGCGACCGTTCCGAAAAAATTAGAACCTACAACTATCCACAAGGGCGCGTAACCGACCACCGCATCAATTTCAGCGTCTTCAATCTGCCTATGGTCATGAACGGCGAAATTGAGGAATTTATAGAAAAATTGCGTATCGCCGAAAACGCCGAAAAAATGGCAAATAGCGTCAAGACAGACTAA
- a CDS encoding phospho-sugar mutase has product MQNTLSTDITQKINEWRNLAPALRQAIDALSESEKIDAFYQHLEFGTGGLRGVVGVGTNRMNRYTVGAATQGLANYLKKSFPLQPISVAIAYDNRHSSKDFAQLVADIFSANGIKVFLFSELRPTPLLSFAIRYLGCQSGVVLTASHNPPEYNGYKAYWQDGGQVVEPHDVNIMAEVEAIQRDYGQILFEGKPDLIEILSAGRVENAYLDAMAALFPIETAGEKHPLSIVYSSLHGTGITLVPQILERAGFENVHIVEAQAIPDGDFPTVKSPNPEEGEALTMALEKAQALQADLVLANDPDADRVGIAVRNAAQELVLLNGNQTGALLTYYWLKKSKKLNQLPPNALVIKTIVTSDLIERIATAEGVECLETLTGFKHIAALIRNLEKEKQFVIGGEESYGYLIGDKVRDKDGVMACAAIALMAADLQKEGRSLWDLLLEIYQKQGFFLESLLSITKKGKEGNEAIKKMMADFRKTPPSTLAGAKVVEIRDFQTQKTQRLTASGEKVEQPLIGFPLSDVLQLITETGDKVSMRPSGTEPKIKFYFSAVLPLSKKEDYAKVEADLKARLEGMKKELVG; this is encoded by the coding sequence ATGCAAAACACCCTTTCTACCGATATTACACAGAAAATAAACGAGTGGCGCAACTTAGCTCCTGCCTTGCGCCAAGCCATAGACGCTTTGAGTGAGAGCGAAAAAATCGATGCCTTCTATCAACATTTAGAATTTGGCACAGGGGGCTTGCGCGGCGTTGTCGGCGTGGGTACAAATCGCATGAACCGCTACACCGTAGGGGCAGCCACACAGGGTTTGGCAAATTATTTGAAAAAATCCTTTCCTTTGCAGCCCATTTCTGTCGCGATTGCCTACGATAATCGCCATTCTTCTAAGGACTTTGCCCAACTGGTGGCAGATATTTTTTCGGCAAATGGTATCAAAGTTTTTCTCTTTTCAGAATTGCGCCCTACTCCGCTGCTCTCTTTTGCGATTCGTTATTTGGGTTGTCAGAGTGGAGTTGTCTTGACGGCTTCGCACAATCCGCCCGAATACAATGGCTACAAAGCCTATTGGCAAGATGGCGGACAGGTTGTAGAGCCGCACGATGTCAATATTATGGCGGAAGTGGAGGCGATTCAGCGCGATTATGGTCAGATTTTATTTGAAGGCAAGCCCGATTTGATAGAAATTCTTAGCGCAGGTAGAGTAGAAAATGCCTATCTTGATGCAATGGCAGCTCTTTTTCCGATAGAAACGGCAGGCGAAAAGCACCCCCTTTCTATCGTGTATTCCTCCCTGCATGGCACAGGAATTACCCTTGTTCCCCAAATTTTGGAAAGGGCAGGTTTTGAAAACGTCCATATCGTAGAGGCGCAGGCTATCCCCGACGGCGACTTCCCTACCGTCAAATCGCCAAATCCCGAAGAAGGCGAAGCCCTCACGATGGCATTGGAAAAGGCGCAAGCTCTACAAGCCGACTTGGTGCTGGCAAATGACCCCGATGCCGACCGCGTGGGTATTGCGGTGCGAAATGCAGCCCAAGAGCTTGTTCTGCTCAATGGCAACCAAACAGGGGCTTTGCTAACTTATTATTGGCTCAAAAAAAGCAAAAAATTAAACCAACTCCCCCCTAACGCCTTAGTTATCAAGACTATCGTAACTTCCGACTTGATTGAGCGCATTGCCACTGCCGAAGGGGTAGAGTGCTTAGAAACGCTCACAGGATTCAAACATATTGCGGCTCTGATTCGTAATTTAGAAAAAGAGAAACAGTTTGTCATCGGGGGTGAGGAAAGTTATGGCTACCTGATTGGCGATAAAGTGCGCGATAAAGACGGCGTAATGGCTTGTGCTGCCATTGCACTAATGGCGGCAGACCTGCAAAAAGAGGGGCGCAGCCTTTGGGATTTGCTTTTAGAAATCTATCAAAAGCAGGGTTTCTTTTTGGAAAGTTTGCTTTCTATCACCAAAAAAGGAAAAGAAGGAAACGAGGCTATCAAAAAAATGATGGCAGATTTTAGAAAAACACCGCCAAGCACCTTAGCAGGTGCGAAGGTAGTAGAGATTCGCGATTTTCAGACCCAAAAAACGCAACGCCTTACGGCAAGCGGCGAAAAAGTGGAGCAGCCTCTCATAGGTTTTCCCCTTTCTGATGTCTTACAGCTCATTACCGAAACAGGCGACAAGGTTTCGATGCGCCCTTCGGGTACAGAGCCTAAAATCAAATTTTATTTTAGTGCCGTCTTGCCTCTTTCAAAAAAGGAAGACTACGCTAAGGTAGAAGCCGATTTAAAGGCGCGTTTAGAAGGCATGAAAAAGGAGTTAGTTGGGTAG
- a CDS encoding CPBP family intramembrane glutamic endopeptidase: MKPNTAPSSPLISFCVLITFLTVFYLWKEIVAFFAISIPSGQSRVYMVYGLWFIPPLLVMGFLFGFKNLFVEVGVRAKGNEGKEEGFVSNFLIAIFFALFCTLPMLVSSAVLGRFDGEFSWQGLFFKTLGAALSEEFLFRSFLFGVLFRRAKWGFIPAALLGAVIFGIAHLYQGSTWGELLGIFLVTAMGAGWFAWLFVEWRYNLWIPIFFHTFMNLSWVLFEVSPNALGGGASNIFRGITIALSIILTIHYRRKIRKEALTLKKSSLFWQI, from the coding sequence ATGAAGCCAAACACTGCCCCTTCTTCCCCGCTTATTTCATTTTGTGTTCTTATTACCTTTCTAACCGTTTTTTACCTTTGGAAAGAAATAGTTGCTTTTTTTGCTATTAGCATTCCCAGCGGTCAGTCGCGCGTTTATATGGTCTATGGGCTTTGGTTTATTCCGCCTCTGCTTGTGATGGGCTTTTTGTTCGGATTTAAAAATCTTTTTGTAGAAGTGGGCGTAAGGGCAAAGGGGAACGAAGGCAAAGAAGAAGGTTTTGTTTCTAACTTTTTAATTGCTATTTTTTTCGCACTTTTTTGTACGCTGCCCATGTTGGTTAGTTCGGCAGTTTTAGGGCGTTTCGATGGCGAATTTTCTTGGCAGGGACTCTTTTTCAAAACCTTAGGAGCAGCTCTAAGTGAGGAATTTCTCTTTCGCAGTTTTCTTTTTGGGGTCTTGTTTCGCAGGGCAAAATGGGGTTTTATCCCTGCCGCACTCTTAGGAGCGGTCATTTTCGGCATAGCGCACCTCTATCAGGGCAGCACTTGGGGCGAACTGTTGGGAATTTTTCTGGTTACGGCGATGGGAGCAGGCTGGTTTGCTTGGCTTTTTGTAGAATGGCGGTACAATTTATGGATACCTATTTTTTTTCATACATTTATGAATCTTTCTTGGGTACTCTTTGAAGTCAGTCCTAACGCCTTAGGAGGCGGCGCAAGCAATATTTTTAGAGGCATTACCATTGCCCTTAGCATCATACTCACCATTCACTACCGCAGAAAAATCAGAAAAGAGGCATTGACACTTAAAAAATCAAGTCTTTTTTGGCAAATTTAA
- a CDS encoding HAEPLYID family protein: MEFKNQTLLQKGRSKLLPFLFLLFAFLGANRLQAQDPFETSTNATDSVAQVLDSLYIVEVQDSKQKDKVLHAEPLYIDLIRDLGARKGEREWNIGGGITDLQHYDKYSFLVEYEFAPIDRLGLEIEVPLTFYFNSYNQNGQDLNAPSRPANRIEGLKLAAQWSFWVSEKNKTTLALGYINELELYDLPKLSLQRNFQGNLFNPFLVAAKRWGTNFHTLLYTGGRFVRHFKPDSEGKIWNTAFENNLSLHYMISGTRNFIGLEINQLRQNKGWHTVLRPQMRVSLADNLMIGIVGGIPLNRQQERLSSFVRIIYEPSHRHVTHLSAARMKRQTAH, translated from the coding sequence ATGGAATTTAAAAATCAAACCCTCCTCCAAAAAGGGCGTTCTAAGTTGCTGCCCTTCCTTTTCCTGCTCTTTGCTTTTTTAGGCGCAAATCGTTTGCAGGCACAAGACCCTTTTGAAACAAGCACAAATGCTACCGACAGTGTGGCGCAAGTGTTAGACAGCCTTTACATTGTAGAGGTGCAGGATTCGAAACAAAAAGATAAAGTGCTACACGCCGAGCCGCTTTACATCGACCTGATACGCGATTTAGGTGCGCGAAAGGGCGAAAGAGAGTGGAATATTGGCGGCGGCATTACCGATTTACAGCATTACGACAAGTACAGTTTTCTGGTAGAATATGAATTTGCGCCCATAGACCGTTTGGGCTTAGAAATAGAAGTCCCTCTGACGTTTTATTTTAACTCTTACAACCAAAACGGGCAAGACCTAAATGCGCCCTCTCGCCCTGCGAATCGCATAGAAGGGTTAAAATTGGCGGCGCAATGGTCTTTTTGGGTTTCCGAAAAAAATAAAACAACGCTGGCTTTGGGGTATATCAATGAGTTGGAACTCTACGATTTGCCTAAATTGTCGCTTCAAAGAAATTTTCAAGGCAATTTGTTCAACCCTTTTTTGGTAGCAGCGAAAAGGTGGGGTACAAATTTTCACACGCTTCTCTACACAGGTGGGCGTTTCGTGCGCCACTTTAAGCCCGATTCAGAGGGCAAAATTTGGAATACTGCCTTTGAAAACAATTTGAGCCTTCATTACATGATTTCGGGTACGCGCAATTTTATTGGTTTGGAAATCAACCAGTTGCGTCAGAATAAGGGTTGGCATACGGTTTTGCGTCCGCAGATGCGCGTGAGTTTGGCGGATAATTTAATGATAGGTATTGTAGGAGGAATCCCGCTAAACCGCCAGCAGGAACGCCTTAGCAGTTTTGTGCGGATTATCTATGAACCCTCTCATAGGCACGTTACGCACCTTTCTGCGGCGCGTATGAAAAGGCAAACCGCCCACTAA
- a CDS encoding adenylosuccinate synthase, whose translation MDILLGLQWGDEGKGKVVDFLAPQYEVVARFQGGPNAGHTLVFDAVKHVLHQIPSGIFRPQTQNVIGNGVIIDPIVMKKEIEKLLAQGIEVRQNLYFSKKAHLILPTHRLLDAAQETAKGVQKIGSTLKGISPTYQDKIGRNGLRIGDILLPNFKQLYQEKKAQHLKILTEFYQHDLSSLESEEQAFFEALDFLKTFQLVDSEYLLFEAQKNKKRILAEGAQGTLLDIDFGSYPFVTSSNTTASGACSGLGVAPRHIEEVFGIFKAYCTRVGSGPFPTELDDEVGEAIREKGQEFGATTGRKRRCGWLDLPALLYAIQLNGVTQLLMMKADVLSGFEQIKICTHYQLPDGTKTQEVPYDLVQTPVSPQYQTFEGWGELHADKIQHFDDLPKTLQAYIRFIEEATQTPITLVSYGAKRTDTLLRQKLAETV comes from the coding sequence ATGGATATTCTCTTAGGCTTGCAATGGGGCGACGAAGGCAAAGGCAAAGTCGTAGATTTCTTAGCTCCACAATATGAAGTAGTGGCACGCTTTCAAGGCGGTCCCAATGCAGGGCATACCTTAGTCTTTGACGCAGTCAAGCACGTTTTGCACCAAATTCCTTCAGGCATTTTCCGCCCCCAGACGCAAAATGTTATCGGCAATGGCGTTATCATCGACCCTATTGTAATGAAAAAAGAGATAGAAAAACTATTGGCACAAGGCATCGAGGTACGCCAAAATCTCTATTTCTCTAAGAAAGCGCATCTGATTCTGCCCACACACCGCCTTTTAGACGCTGCCCAAGAAACGGCAAAAGGCGTGCAGAAAATCGGCTCTACCCTAAAAGGTATCAGCCCGACCTATCAGGATAAAATCGGCAGAAACGGACTTCGCATAGGCGATATTTTATTGCCCAACTTCAAGCAATTATACCAAGAAAAAAAGGCACAGCACCTCAAAATCCTGACCGAATTTTATCAGCACGACCTTAGCAGTTTGGAAAGTGAGGAGCAGGCTTTCTTTGAGGCACTCGATTTTTTAAAGACCTTTCAGTTGGTAGATAGCGAATATTTGCTCTTTGAAGCACAAAAAAACAAAAAGCGAATCTTAGCCGAAGGCGCACAAGGAACGCTACTTGATATAGATTTTGGCTCCTACCCCTTCGTAACCAGCTCTAATACAACGGCTTCGGGCGCGTGTTCAGGCTTGGGCGTAGCACCGCGCCACATCGAGGAAGTCTTTGGTATCTTCAAAGCCTACTGCACGCGCGTGGGAAGCGGTCCTTTCCCAACGGAATTAGACGACGAAGTAGGCGAAGCCATCAGAGAAAAAGGGCAAGAATTTGGCGCAACCACAGGCAGAAAACGCCGTTGTGGGTGGCTCGACCTACCTGCCTTGCTCTATGCTATCCAACTCAATGGCGTTACACAACTGCTCATGATGAAAGCCGACGTACTTTCGGGCTTCGAGCAAATCAAAATTTGCACCCATTACCAACTGCCCGACGGCACAAAGACGCAGGAAGTTCCTTACGATTTGGTGCAAACGCCTGTAAGCCCTCAATACCAAACTTTTGAAGGTTGGGGCGAGCTACACGCCGATAAAATTCAACATTTCGACGATTTGCCAAAAACCTTACAAGCCTATATTCGCTTTATTGAGGAGGCGACGCAAACGCCGATAACCTTAGTTTCCTATGGTGCAAAAAGAACCGATACCCTATTGCGCCAAAAACTCGCCGAAACGGTTTAA